The Nitrospira sp. sequence GCGTGACCATGATGGGCGGCTTACTGACCTGGCTCTTTGTCGTGCAGGCGCTGCTGATCGGGGCGTTGCTCTTAGGGATCAACTACTACATTTGGCAGAGTATGGCGCGAATCAAGGGCGGGGAGCGCTACCAGCCGTACTACCAGTTCCTGCTTGGCGTGCTGACGATGGCCCTCTTCATCTGGTTGACGCCGCATACGGTCTTGATGTCAGGGGCGGAAGTGAAGGCGATGGGCGGGGCACAGCATCCGGTGGTCGGGAATTACGGAGTTATGTCAGCAAAGAACGGCGCAGTCAATGTGATGATTCTCATCACGGCGCTCAGCTTTCTCTACTATCGGCGTGCCAATCGAACGATGACGGTGTCCTGGGTGAAGACAGGGAATCTTCTGATCGGGACCTTGTACACGGTGGGTCTCGTGAATGTGATCTGGCTGTCGATCTACGGCTTCTATTTGCCCGCGAAGATCCGCGTGGGATTGTCGTCGCCCCAAGCCTTTACGACATTGACGGTGATTCTGGCAGGTGTCGTGATCAACCGTCTCATGCTGCGGGGCTCGGTGGTGCACGGCCCCGTGCAATGGGGGAAGATTTCGGTGCGCGGCATGGTGGGGCTCTTCGGCTTGGCCGCGGCGTTTACCTGGGTGATGGGGTTGATGGGCTACATTCGATCGTCCGGGCGTCTGTCCTGGCACGTCAGCGAGCTGATGGCCGATGTCTCTCCCTGGGCGTTTACTCCCGATCTAGAGTTTGCTGCGAAAATGGTCACGCTAAACATGGTGGTGTTTTGGGGAGCGGTGTTCGCGCTCTTTTGGATGTGTCAGCGCGAACAGCAGCCAGTAATGGGAGAAGAGTTTTTCGAGGAGCAGGCGCCGGCGTTGGCTCCCTCCTCGTCGCAAGAAGCCTCATCGTAAAGAAAGGGTCGAAACGCCTATGAATGGTCGGATGGTGTGGAGTGTAGTGGCTCTGGCGAGTATGGCGTTGTGTGTCGGAACCGTCATCACTAAGTCAGTCTATGCAGAAAGCCAAGTGTTGGTGCTGGAAGATTTCCAAGGGAAAGAAGCGGATGGTTTTCCCTCGTCCTGGGATCACGAGAACCAGCGCAGTCATTCCAAGGGGCGCGACGCGTATAAGGTGCAAACTGAAAATGGTGTAAATTTTTTGTCGGCCAAAGATGCCGGACAACGGATCAAGAAAAAGAAGATCGACTGGGATCCCAAAGCCTATCCCGTGCTCACCTGGCGGTGGCGTTTGCTGAAGGCTCCGGCTGGAACGGATCAAATCGCGGCGATCTATGCCTCGCTCGATACCGATTTGTTGTTTATCCCGGTGTTCACAAAGTATGTCTGGAGCGGGACCAAGCCGGAAGGGACCCTGACGGAAGGCGGCATGTTCAGCGGATCAGAGATCGTTATGCAGAGCGGGACTAAAGACGTCGGCCAGTGGTTTGAAGAGCGTGTGAATGTTTATGAGGATTTCAAGCGCATTCATCAACATGAGCCGGCGCCCAAGGCCTGGGGCATTTCGATCATTGCCGCGCCTGGAGTGGAGATTGATTTCGGCTCGCTGGTGGCCGGTCCTGCCAAGTAACGGAGGGAGTCGCAGTTGCCATGACTGGGGCTGGAGATCAGGGGCTTCCCATCAGAAAGCTCGTGGACATCGTGTTCGGTGTGGTGGTGATGGGGACAGTGGGAACGCTGATTGGCCTCATCATGGGCAGTGAATTCATACCGTTGGCGATTGGGATTGGGCTTGTAATGGGGGGTGTCGTAGGGTTCCTCGGGGGGCGACGGTTTCTGATCAGTATTTTAGTTGGAACAGTCCTGGGCGGTCTGCTGGCCTGGCTATTGGCCGGACCGGAACGGATCTCGTATGGGGCCGGTGCCGGGGCGGCCATGGGCGGATTTCTCGGAGTTCAGGTCTCGATGTTGTTGGATATGCGCGCGGCCCGCAAGGCCGAAGGGGCGGGTGCGTCGGTTGAAGAGGTGACTCAGGACGCTCGCTAATAGGTGTCTTGTCAGATTTATCCGGGCGCGTGGAGACTTATGGAAAACAGGGGTGTACTGATCGGGTCAATCGTCTTTGTCTTCGGGTCATTCATTCTCCTGATCGCAGGGCTAGTCTATGAGTCATATAAGGCCAAGCAGATGCGGGAATTAGCCATGAGTATCCAGACGGAATCCCGCCCGGTCGCGGCGAAGGCGGTTGCGCAGGATTTCTCGATGTATAAAACGAGAATCGGCGATGAAGGGCGCGAGATGGTGCAGGTGCCGGCGGGGCCGTTTACGATGGGGAGTAGCGATGGGGATCCGGATGAGGCGCCTGAGCGACAGGTGTTCTTGAAAGGGTTCTTTATCGATCGATACGAAGTGACGCAGGATGAGTACCTGCGTTTTGCCAAGATGACCAAGCGGCAGCTCCCGAGGATTGAAGTATTCGAAGACGACCAGTCGAAAGTCTTAAAGCCTGAGCTGGCGGCGATGAGCGTTTCCTGGGACGATGCGGTCGCCTATTGTAAGTGGGCCGGTAAGCGATTGCCGACAGAGGCTGAATGGGAGAAGGCCGGGCGGGGTGAGGGGAAACGGAAATACCCTTGGGGCGACAAGTTCATGAATGGTGTGGCCAATGTGGATGGGCCTGAGGATGGATACAAGTATCTGGCGCCTCCCGGCTCGTTTGAGGCCGGCCGGAGCCCCTACGGATTGCACGATATGACGGGAAATGTCGCCGAATGGGTCGCGGATACGTATGACGAGCACTACTACAAAAAGGGTGGCTATCGTGACCCGAAGGGGCCCGATGAGGGTGATCTGAAAGTGGTGCGTGGTGGCTCCTGGAGGGAAACCGAGCAAAACGCCAGGCTCTCCAAACGATTCGCGGCTAAGCATTGGCGGAATGATATTACGATTGGAATTCGTTGCGCCGGCGATTTGGAGCTGAGCGGCGATGCGGTCGGTCAGTAGCGGTCATGCTGGAAACCAGATTCAAGGTGGTGTTTCTTATCGTGGTCTTGCTGTTTGCGGCCATGCCGATTATTGCCATCCTTCGCGGGACGACTACGACTCCTTTCGAAGAGAGTGATCCCGGTTCCCCGGTT is a genomic window containing:
- a CDS encoding DUF3047 domain-containing protein, translating into MNGRMVWSVVALASMALCVGTVITKSVYAESQVLVLEDFQGKEADGFPSSWDHENQRSHSKGRDAYKVQTENGVNFLSAKDAGQRIKKKKIDWDPKAYPVLTWRWRLLKAPAGTDQIAAIYASLDTDLLFIPVFTKYVWSGTKPEGTLTEGGMFSGSEIVMQSGTKDVGQWFEERVNVYEDFKRIHQHEPAPKAWGISIIAAPGVEIDFGSLVAGPAK
- a CDS encoding formylglycine-generating enzyme family protein — encoded protein: MENRGVLIGSIVFVFGSFILLIAGLVYESYKAKQMRELAMSIQTESRPVAAKAVAQDFSMYKTRIGDEGREMVQVPAGPFTMGSSDGDPDEAPERQVFLKGFFIDRYEVTQDEYLRFAKMTKRQLPRIEVFEDDQSKVLKPELAAMSVSWDDAVAYCKWAGKRLPTEAEWEKAGRGEGKRKYPWGDKFMNGVANVDGPEDGYKYLAPPGSFEAGRSPYGLHDMTGNVAEWVADTYDEHYYKKGGYRDPKGPDEGDLKVVRGGSWRETEQNARLSKRFAAKHWRNDITIGIRCAGDLELSGDAVGQ